The Streptomyces sp. NBC_00576 genome contains the following window.
CCGCTTGGCCTTCGCCGTGTCACCGGGGCCACCCGGCAGGACCCGCAGACCAGCGAAGGAGTACGTGATGAGGTCACGGGAGAGCTGCTGGTCGCGGACGGAGAACGCGGCCTCGTCGAGGATCTGCGCGGTGTCCTTCTCGGTGACCGCGACATCCGCCGGGTCGCCCTCGAACACCTCGTCGGTGGTGCCGAGCAGCAGCATGTCCTCCCAGGGGAGGGCGAACGTGATGCGGTACTTGTCGATCGGTGTGGCCAGCGCGGCCTTCCACGGAGACGTCCGCTTCAGGACCAGGTGCGCGCCCTTCGACAGCCGGATGGACGGCGCCGCGTCCGGGTTCTCCATCTTGCGCAGGTGGTCGACCCAGGGGCCGGTGGCGTTGAGCACGAGCCGGGCGTTGACGCCGAAGTCGTCTCCGGAGAGACGGTCGCGCAGGTCGGCACCGGTGACCCGGCCCCGGGTGAAGCGCAGACCGGACACCTCGGAGTGGTTGAGCACGACCGCGCCCGCCTCGACGGCCGCCCGGACCGTCATCAGCGCCATGCGCGCGTCGTTCATCTGACCGTCGCCGTACACGGCCACGGCCTTGAGGTCCTCGGTGCGCAGCTCGGGCACGTCCTGCGCGGCCTTGGCCGGCGACAACAGGTGCCCGACGCCGTCACCGAACGCCGACAGCATGGAGTAGGCGAAGACGCCCGCTCCGAGCTTCGCCGCGCCGTGCGGCCCGCCCTTGTACACGGGGAGGTAGAACGTGAGCGGATTGGCCAGGTGAGGAGCCACCTGACGGGACACCGCACGGCGCTCGAAGTGGTTCTCCGCCACCAGCCTCACCGCGCCGGTCTGCAGATAGCGCAGACCGCCGTGGAGAAGCTTGGAGGAAGCGGAGGAGGTGGCGCCGGCGAAGTCACCGGCGTCGACCAGAGCCACCCGCAGACCGGACTGCGCGGCATGCCAGGCAGTCGAGATGCCGAGGATGCCACCGCCGATCACGAGAAGGTCGTACGTCGCCTTGGAGAGCTGCTCCCGGGTCTCGGCGCGGCTCGGGTTGGAGCCGAAGGCCGGGTGCGTACCGAGGGCAGGCACGGACTGCAGGGTGGACTGGCTGGTCATGTGGTTCTTACTCCTCGACAGAGCTGTCTTCGAGCCAGCCCATGGACCGCTCGACGGCCTTGAGCCAGCTCTTGTACTCACGGTCGCGCTTTGCCGCGTCCATGTTGGGGGTCCACTCGGCGGCCCGGCGCCAGTTGGCGCGCAGGTCGTCGGTGTTGGTCCAGAAGCCGACGGCGAGACCGGCGGCGTAGGCGGCACCGAGGCAGGTCGTCTCGGCGACCATGGGACGGACCACGGGGGCGTCCAGGAAGTCCGAGAGGGTCTGCATCAGCAGGTTGTT
Protein-coding sequences here:
- a CDS encoding glycerol-3-phosphate dehydrogenase/oxidase, producing the protein MTSQSTLQSVPALGTHPAFGSNPSRAETREQLSKATYDLLVIGGGILGISTAWHAAQSGLRVALVDAGDFAGATSSASSKLLHGGLRYLQTGAVRLVAENHFERRAVSRQVAPHLANPLTFYLPVYKGGPHGAAKLGAGVFAYSMLSAFGDGVGHLLSPAKAAQDVPELRTEDLKAVAVYGDGQMNDARMALMTVRAAVEAGAVVLNHSEVSGLRFTRGRVTGADLRDRLSGDDFGVNARLVLNATGPWVDHLRKMENPDAAPSIRLSKGAHLVLKRTSPWKAALATPIDKYRITFALPWEDMLLLGTTDEVFEGDPADVAVTEKDTAQILDEAAFSVRDQQLSRDLITYSFAGLRVLPGGPGDTAKAKRETVVTEGKGGMLSVSGGKWTTFRHIGRTVMEKLETLPGRPLGDDFEPVASLPKHLPLPGVANPRAVAHRLLVDNPAPGPRMAADTAKHLATHYGSLAFDIARLANENPELGERVHADAPEIWAQVVYARDSEWAETVDDVLRRRTTLTIRGLATDDVRAKVQDLLDKK